The Equus quagga isolate Etosha38 chromosome 20, UCLA_HA_Equagga_1.0, whole genome shotgun sequence genomic interval ATGGTGCCTAGGTTATTGTACATCTTGAATTAGAATCCTCAGTTGTCTGTATCTCTGTGATTGACTTTGAAGTTACTCTCTCTAGTTTGCCTTCCAGATTCCACTGATCTCTGACTTTTCTCTTCAGGTAATTTATGCTGCCAGGGATGCCCAGATTTCAGTggctctctttctccatcttcttggATACCCTTTCTCTAGGAATTCAACTCCAGAAGAAAACAGTGACTGCACTGGCTGGAGAAAAGTCTTGGAGAAATGCCAGGATGTGGTAGACATGCCATTCCGGAGCAAAGGACTTAGCAGAGTGGGAGAAGAGGTTACTGGGGAGGCGACAGAGTCTCAGCAGAAGCCAAGAAATAAGAAGTCTAAGATCGATGGAGCGATGCCGGGCGGCCACCAGGGGAGGGACcccagaaaacataaaagaaagccCCTGGGGGTGGGCTATTCTGCCAGGTAACAGCCATTCCCTGTCCCTTAGCAAGGCGGGGGCCCAGCCTCCAGCGCAAGGCCTGCTGCCTCACCTTGGGTGTGGGGAGAAGGCTGTGTGCTAAAGGAGCAGAGGCCCTCCAGGGgtaacttcattttctttttccttcaaggGCATTTGGAGctgtcttttgatttattttcctccctttccccttcttttgcttttttatttttggatagtTGGAATGGAAACGAAGAGGCCTTAATGTAGCTTTGTCACTGACCTCGATGTGACCTTAGACCTGTGCTTTCCTCAGTTATAAATGAGGATGTAATTATCAGTCCTTGCTTCAGGCTAGCCGTGAAAATGAATAACATGAAGTGCCTCATACTTTTCCAGAGAAATGCAGCGTCTGATTTCTCATTCGTTTGGTGTTTGATTATTTAGATGGCATCCAGCTCGAAGCCAGTGTTATTCTCCAGCCAATGAGAATTTCCCTGTACAGCTTATGCTTCTACTGCAGAAAGTGACTAATAAGTACTTTGGAGTGGAAATGTGGTCTCTAGTAAAGTGCCTTTAGGAATTGGCTGATTAAATTGAAACGAGTATTGCGTATAAGCCAGAAATACATCCACGTGGCCCTCATGACTTTGACtgaatttcttcaattttaatttactttgtttaATCCAATGATTACTCCATAGGGCCGTCTTCTCGGTgctctcttcctgttttctttcacaATAGAACTATGTAAACACTACCCCACTCACTCCCTAATGTCCCAAtctgtaaatataaaaactagaaatataaaCTGATTCCTTTTACTTCTGTTTCCTAGCCCGTTAAAGATAGAGGAATAAACATGGTTTCTTCCTATATTTGGGTTTTCTCCATAAATGTAcggtcatgcgttgcttaacaacactgatatgttctgagaaatgcatctttaggcaatttcgtcattgtgcaaacatcatggagtgcACTTATGCAAACCTAagtggtatagcctaccacacatcTAGACTATAcagtactaatcttaggggaccaccgtcgtatatgcagtccattgttgaccgaaaccTTCttatgtgatgcatgactgtaacgTTTGAACTGAGTATTGAGAATAGCTTGGGTCACTCAGAAGAGAACATGGGAAGGCAACTGATACCTTGACCAATAGTTAGCTTtcagttttagatttatttttctcttccctatAGAAAATCACCCCTCTATGATAACTGCTTTCTTCATGCTCCTGATGGACAGCCCCTCTGTACTTGTGATCGAAGGAAAGCTCAGTGGTACCTGGACAAAGGCATTGGAGGTTTGAGACTCAGCTGTCATATTTTGTCTATGGTTAGATGCATATGGGCACTGGCAGGAGTGGGGAGTGAGATAAGGGAGagggatggaaagaagaaagcagagagaccTTAAGACACGTGGGACGGGGCTATTCAAAACCCGGAAATAGGgcccgcccggtggtgcagcagttgagtgcacacgttccgctttggcggcctggggttcgccggttcagatcccgggtgcggacatggcaccatgtggcaagccatggtgtggtaggcatcccacatataaagtagaggaagatgggcacagatgttagctcagggccagtcttccttagcaaaaagaggaggattggcagcagatgttagctcagggctagtcttcctcagaaaaaattaaaaataaaaataaaaaaacccggAAATAGTGAGCTCTGCCAGAACACAGCAAAGAACAGTTAAGGTGGTACTTCTTccctggggagaggtgggcagtCATATACTAACACTTCTTTTCTCTAAGAGCTGGTGAGCGAAGAGCCTTTTGTGGTCAAGCTACAGTTTGAACCTGCAGGAAGACCTGAATCCCCAGGAGACTACTACTTGATGGTTAAAGAGAACCTGTGTGTAGTATGTGGCAAGAAAGACTCCTATATTCGGTGAGTGTGAGATTGGGCTTCCCTGAGTGTCTGCCTCGGATGGAAATTGCTCTTGTGGCCACATGCAGAGCCTTCAGGGGCCTTGGTTAAGTCTGCCCACTGGGACTGAGAGACTTGTCCCTAGGGGGCATCCTCATTTCCCTGAGAGCTTCCACATTCTGCCTGGCCTTGCTCTAGTGGTCCCTACTCCTCCGAAGCCCAGTTCTTAGTTTCTGGAATGCAGCACTCTTCTCAGTAACGGTTCGCCATAAACAGAATGGTTCCCTTTTGCTCACGAAGGAACAAAGATCAGTTCCTTCAGAAGCCgcctttctctctgtgtcctatAACCCTCCCTGGAGTGGCTCACAAGCTTTCTGATCTTTGGTATCTGCGGTGAAGTATCCAGATGCCCTGAAGGCACACTCTGGAGTAGTCTGGGAAGACTATTCTGCCCCAGGGTCTCCTCGTGGTGAAGGTGAAGCAGCCTGCTGGGCCCGGGTGCCCAGACCCTTGGGCTTTCTCCCTGGCTTCTGTGGAGTGACTCActgtcctcctttctccccttgaAAAGTCAGACAAATTAGTTGTTGCTGCCAGAAGTTTTTCCTGAGAGCTTAGTTCTGCTTAGAAAATAATGGTGGACTTTGATGAACCAGGGAAATAATCTCAGAGGAAGGGATTCCTCAGATGAAGGAAATTGGCCTTTTCAGGTCACCAGGCTTCCAAAATTTCAGGAGTAGAGGTTACCTGCTACAGGCTTTGAGAGAGTTGTTTTCCAGATGTTAAAAGTTATTAGAATTTCTTGTCATTTCTTGGatgcttttccttctgggatCAGAGACTTCTCAAAGGTTGTTATgaacctctccctcccccagccctctaCTGAAGCCTGATAGCAGGTGGTCTGTACCTACTTCAGGGAGAGAGAAACGTAAGGCCCTGGTACGTAGGTGGGCTGAGAGTAGACTAGGGAGGATTGCCTGTATGTGGTCTCTGTTGGGTTGTAGTGCCCGAGGCTTCTCAGTCACGTTCAGGCCAAGATCAGAATCCCAGTAGCCCACCTGCTAGTTCCATATATATTCTGTGTCATGTGCTAATGAGCACTGCCTTCTGGGTGGGCTTTTTTAGGAAGAACGTGATTCCACACGAGTACCGGAAGCACTTCCCCATTGAGATGAAGGACCACAACTCGCACGATGTGCTGCTGCTCTGTACCTCCTGCCACGCCATCTCCAACTACTATGACAACCATTTGAAGCAGCGGCTGGCCAAGGAGTTCCAGGCCCCCATTGGCTCCGAGGAGGGCTTGCGTCTGCTGGAAGATCCTGAGCGCCGGCAGGTGCGTTCTGGAGCCAGGGCCCTGCTCAACGCAGAGAGCTTGCCTGCTCATCGAAAGCAAGAGCTGCTGCAAGCTCTCAGAGAGTTTTATAACACAGACACCGTCACAGATGAGATGCTTCAAGAGGCTGCCAACCTGGAGACCAGGTACAATTTACTGTTCTGGTCAGAGAAGGGATTGAGGAATAACCCAGTGACATTAACCCTGACTGCTCAGTGAGAACACTTGCCAGAAAGGGGCATTAGCCATTTAGGTGCAGGGCATAGCCTCAGGCTTATCCCTTTTAGTCTCATGGCTTCAGATACCTTGGGGATGGGATAGGACAACCTGTTTGAGAATTTCCTTTCCATAGGAGACTTGCCTTCTATATTTGACCCTTTTAGATCATATACTTATGGCCAGTCATTTCCATGATTAGCAGGAGCGTTCAAATGCAGTGGAGTTGTGCCTTATACATTCTAtgcagaaataaaccctcaagtcggcacataaaatgaaaataatagtcaAAAATACCCTCAAATCTTTGAAGTTGCCAATGAAATGCGATGTATGTGGTTTTGTTTCTTACCTTATCTAGGACCATGAGAACTGAGATGGCTGGATTCATGTTTCCCATCTGACCTGCACTCCAGGGTCTTGGCCCACCGAATGGAATGTTGGCCAGACTTGCTGTTACTATTTAaatgacttttctcctttttccttccttccttgctttgtcCCTCCTTCCCTATGAGTATGTATTTGAATTCATATGACTTAACTCTGTTCCTAAATGGAAGTTTATGCTCCTGAGAAATGAATAGGTACATGGCTCAGATGATGAAGCTCTGGGCTACCTACTGGAGTTTTGCCTCCCAAAAGTCACTTTTTCAATAGTATTAGGGGTTGAAATAATTGAACTAAGTTCACAAAACCCTGTTAGTGATGCTGGCTgcctatagtattttgttatcaAAAAACCTTAATGTAtagcagcaaatatttattagacaCATATTTACAGATATGCTAATCTGTCTAACCAAGCTAATAAATCTTGCATAAATTGCCTTAATTATGTCTTATAGTGACAGTATGAGGTAGGTTTTAGATTTCGTACTAGTAACTTCCAGCATTAtatcctgaattttaaaaatctttcaaagttaaaaaaattattattgaattttatccTTATAACTATTATATAAAGTTGTAGAATAGATGTTATTTGCCAAGTTTTATATTAGATATCCTGAGGttaaagttaagtaacttgtgaAGGTCATATTAGAAATTAATGAGACTGGCTCCTTTAACCAATTCCCAAATGTATTTCCTCAAAGAGCTAAATTTCCCCTTTCAGCCACAGAGCTTTTTAACAAATTCATCCTGCTGGCTTGGATAGAAGGATGCTGGACTTCACTGTCTAGGACTGAGAAGAACAGCTGTTTGGGGAAAGATAGGCAAGTTAGTGGGATGCTCACAGGCTAAATAATAATATGTCTGCAGATCCCAGGGAATACTAACCCTGCTAGACTAGTCGGGGTCTTGGGAGGGAGGATTGAGAGTGGGGTGTGgatgcagagagaggaagggagtccGTGGGGCAGGGAGCTTCCTTGAGAAAGGTGATCTTTATCCAGGAGGTGGAAGCACTGTCTGCATGGTTTCAGAGCAGTTTTAAAGCCTCTCTGCTTAGCTAGGAAGGAGGCAAAGATTTGTCTTCCCGTTAAACAGCACTGGCTGCACAGCTGAGCAGCCATGGTAGCGTATCATCATGACTGAAACACTTCTCATGGATGTGGTTTGGCATTCTTTTTGTGAGAAAAGGCACTAAAGAAATGTACCACCTTGCGTTTTACATTGAGGTATTACACTGTTATGAAAAACTAGAACATGTGGGCCAATTTAACAGCCACATATAAATACTAAGTATGGCTCAGAATGAATAGCTTAAAAGAAGGGTGAGCTGGTAACTGGGTAACCCTGGAGTAAATAAAAGACCAACATTTTTCACCCATCATCAGTGAGACAGTAAGGCCTCTCTTGTTGGGGCTGAGCATTATTCAGTGGCCTTCCCATAAGTATAGCTCAGAATCCTGAAGTGCCTTCTGTTGCATTGTATGCAATTTGTCCAAACTATTTTTAGGAAAAGGCACATATGGGAAagacaatgttttaaaaacatgaacCAACCTTTTAGGAGTCTAGCAGCCTCCCCAGATACCCTTGTGGAGGTGCCTTGAACCACAGCATGTGGAGCCGTGTGTGAGACTGTCCTGTGCTTGTTTCCCTGAGACGCTTTGTACTTGTGTCTTGGCAGGATTTCCAATGAAGGCTACGTTCCTCATGGGCTGAAGGTGGTGCAGTGCCATTCCCAGGGTGGGTTGCGCTCCCTCATGCAGCTGGAGAGCCGCTGGCGTCAGCATTTCCTGGACTCCATGCAGCCCAAGCACCTGCCCCAGCAGTGGTCAGTGGACCACAACCATCAGAAGCTGCTCCGGAAGTACGGGGAAGACCTTCCCATCAAGCTGTCGTGATAGGTGCTTTGCTCCCAGGTTAGGACCGCTGGGAAGCTGGAGCCAAGGTGGACAAGTCACCTCTTCCTCTTTTAATAGGTTTTTCCTTGTCAAAGCCTGGTGACGCAACTCAGAATACTAACCCATACTGATCCCACGGTGCTTCTGGTGGAGCAAGGCTATTCTTTTAAGGGGAGCTTACGGCTTTGAATTTTAGTTAGGCAGAGTGAGaattgctttttcctcctttttttatttttgtggatgaGGCAGGCCTTGGCCTTTATTTAACTTTCCCTCTTCTGCTGTCCATGTGCAGACGACAAATGGAAGATTCTTCCTGAAGTGACTTGTCAGGACTCTCAGCTCTTTAATATGTTTCTTCCCCGCCCAGTGTGTTGGTTTATCTCAAACAGGGGCTGTCAAAAGATTTCAGTCCCATTAGGTTAGGAGGGGAGAAAACGTGCTTCCAAAAGCTGGAGAGGTGAACAAGGGGTCAGATTCATTTTCCCGGTTCAACCTCATCATTGTAAATTCTTTGGCTTATTGCTGTCCTGCAGCTCACCGGGATCCATCCCTTCTAGGTCGCTTTCAGTTTGTTTCATGTGCTTGAAAATGCTCCCCTTTACATGTCCAGGACCAAAGCAGCGACTTCCTGCCATATGCTTCCACCCTAACACTGGGGGGAATCCTTTTCTGGAAATAGGCCTTCCACTtgggtggggcagagagaagcaTAAGCACCAACTCCTGATAGAACTTTGATGATTTGCTCAGCTTTTCCTTCTGTGCCGGTTGTGGTCTGCTTGTTGAATCCTCCTCCCAGAACTGCAAGGTTTGTAGCTTACTCCCTTTCTGAGAGGACGATTATCTTTTCTCAGAATCAATATCAGTTCCCTTCAGTGTTCCCTGTTCCATCAGATTTGCAACACTGGCCTCTTTTAAGCACTTACTTCTCTCCTGGAGTCATTTGGTCAGGTTGCAGTGTAAGGATTCCTCCATCTCCTCTCATGCCTAGGACGCCGAGATTAATTAGTACATTTAGATGTTCAAATAGGTGgtgttttatctttcaaaatgtgAGGCCACCAGTTTGATTATGAAATCAATTTATTAGTGATTAGTATTTTTTCTAAAGTAGTAGGAAAACTTTCTTACTTTACAAGATCTTAAcaagtttaaaaaagaattttttagcCAGAATCCATCAACAGCTCTGTTTTGGAATTGTGCCCAAGTTGGCGATGGTTGCTCTAACATTGATAAATAAAACTTCTTCTAAGCACAAAGCTCACTGATtgtaaatgtaaaactttttTCTTCGTAACTTTATAAAATCGGTAAATATTCTTGGGGGAGGAGATATTTATCCTGCAGGTTCCTACACATGACGGTACCATGGTATGTGTGC includes:
- the LOC124231052 gene encoding exonuclease 3'-5' domain-containing protein 2-like isoform X2, with the translated sequence MSRHLVALTVTTLLGVAVGGFVLWKGIQRRRSKMSCVTLRRQQQQQQQARDRREPPPPEEEQLRPSAPRASWEEKILEAKVVTVSHGAEWDQIEPLLRSELEDFPVLGIDCEWVNLEGKASPLSLLQMASPSGFCVLVRLPKLVCGGKTLPKTLLDILADDTILKVGVGCSEDASKLLQDYGLVVKGCLDLRYLAMRQRNNLLCNGLSLKSLAETVLNFPLDKSLLLRCSNWDAENLTEDQVIYAARDAQISVALFLHLLGYPFSRNSTPEENSDCTGWRKVLEKCQDVVDMPFRSKGLSRVGEEVTGEATESQQKPRNKKSKIDGAMPGGHQGRDPRKHKRKPLGVGYSARKSPLYDNCFLHAPDGQPLCTCDRRKAQWYLDKGIGELVSEEPFVVKLQFEPAGRPESPGDYYLMVKENLCVVCGKKDSYIRKNVIPHEYRKHFPIEMKDHNSHDVLLLCTSCHAISNYYDNHLKQRLAKEFQAPIGSEEGLRLLEDPERRQVRSGARALLNAESLPAHRKQELLQALREFYNTDTVTDEMLQEAANLETRISNEGYVPHGLKVVQCHSQGGLRSLMQLESRWRQHFLDSMQPKHLPQQWSVDHNHQKLLRKYGEDLPIKLS
- the LOC124231052 gene encoding exonuclease 3'-5' domain-containing protein 2-like isoform X1, giving the protein MSRHLVALTVTTLLGVAVGGFVLWKGIQRRRSKMSCVTLRRQQQQQQQARDRREPPPPEEEQLRPSAPRASWEEKILEAKVVTVSHGAEWDQIEPLLRSELEDFPVLGIDCEWVNLEGKASPLSLLQMASPSGFCVLVRLPKLVCGGKTLPKTLLDILADDTILKVGVGCSEDASKLLQDYGLVVKGCLDLRYLAMRQRNSTPEENSDCTGWRKVLEKCQDVVDMPFRSKGLSRVGEEVTGEATESQQKPRNKKSKIDGAMPGGHQGRDPRKHKRKPLGVGYSARKSPLYDNCFLHAPDGQPLCTCDRRKAQWYLDKGIGELVSEEPFVVKLQFEPAGRPESPGDYYLMVKENLCVVCGKKDSYIRKNVIPHEYRKHFPIEMKDHNSHDVLLLCTSCHAISNYYDNHLKQRLAKEFQAPIGSEEGLRLLEDPERRQVRSGARALLNAESLPAHRKQELLQALREFYNTDTVTDEMLQEAANLETRISNEGYVPHGLKVVQCHSQGGLRSLMQLESRWRQHFLDSMQPKHLPQQWSVDHNHQKLLRKYGEDLPIKLS